The nucleotide window CCATGTTGCAACCAGTGTCTCATTTTTTACAAAATCAGATGTCTTTTGGTACTTGAGTCCCTTACCTATAGTGATTAGATCATCAGATGTTAATGGTAATCGGCCTTGTCGCTCACAGCAGTTGTGACAGTCAGGCCAATAACACTTCCAGAGGATGAATTTTTTCTCGCCGGTAATGTATGGAATATGAAATATGACCTGTCCTACTTTGACTGCATGGTCTGTGACATCCGTTCTTTTGCCAAGCATGAAATCAACCAAAATAGGATCGACACTCCAGTCCTTTTGTAGCAATGTTAGTGATTCTGAGATGTGGTCGTACGACAAATGCAGTTATAACTAATTTGTATAGATTATTAATATTTGAGCGACAAAGGCAAGTACGCATCCGGAACGCAAAACCGTAGATTTGTCTGGAAGGAAATTGTTTGGCCTTTGATTTTGGAGCTAAATGATGTCTCATTTACCTTATTGCAATACCAAAAAAAGCGAGACCAAATATGCCAAAAGGAAAACATCCCGCTTGCAGTACCATCCAGAGGATTGGTATCACTGGTTTTGAAAAACATCTTGTTCAAAGAAAAAGATCTTTATTCCATTCACTATAGACTGATTCCATACATGAGACTCAAAGCAGAGTGTGATTACGCAACTGCAATCAAAGAAGTGCGAGTGAAGTAGAAATCTTATATTGTCATGGCTTTGTGGTTTTTTCAGTAGCCCGATAGTCTAGCGGTCAAATGAATTTTTCAGGCTAAGGATTCGGCGCTCTGGATCATTAGAGAGGATACGCCGAGACGGCAGTTCGAATCTGCCTCGGGCTACTTTTTATTATATAATTTTACTATCTTGATGCTTGAGCTACTCTTTCCAGTTCGTTCTTTTTCTTGACAGATGGGGCTGCCGCATCATTTGCCGCTGCTGCAATTAGGTGCTCTGCCAAATATTCTTCCATTGATTTTGGATTTGAAAATGATGATTCTTTTACACCATCAGAGATGAATCTCAGTGCCAGATCAACTCGTCTCAGTGGTGATACATCAACTGATACATGGTATGCAGTGCCTCCATATACGATTCTGGTGGTGTCCTCATTTGGTGACGAGTGCTCGATTGCGCGAACTAATATCTCGATTGGATTTTTGCCAGTCTTTAGATGAATGATTTCAAATGCAGCCTTGACGGTGTTCATTGTTCGTGCCTTTTTGCCGCCCATTCTACCTGTGTTCTTGGCATATTTTTTGCCAAAGTGCATCAGCTTGTTTGCCAGTCTTTCTACAATGTTTACCTCTGCTTTGTTGAATTTTTTGAGTGCAGATGAGCCAAATGTATGTGGATAGATTACCTTTCTTAGTGAAATAACAGTCTTTAGTCCAGGATCTTTTATCTCAATTCCAGATAGATCCCATTTTCTAAATAACAAAAGATTCTGAGTCTCGGCCATGTCTTATCTCCTTGGCTTTTCTTTTCTTCCGCGGACCAGTTCTCGCAGAGATGTACCATTTACTTTGAAGACCTTGAATCTTACACCGGGAATGTCTCCCATTGCACCACCTTGTGTTGCACCCATTCCTTCCAGGTGAACCTCGTCGTGCTCGTCAATAAAGTTCATTGCACCGTCTCGGGGCAAGAAGGCTGTAACTGTTTTACCGTTTTTGATTAGTTGAACTCGTACACATTTTCTAACTGCAGAGTTTGGCTGCTTTGCCTCAACCCCTACTTTTTCTAGTACGATTCCTCTTGCTTGAGGAGAACCACCTAGCGGGTTTGCCTTTACGTTTAGTCCCAAGAGTCTTCTCTTGTAGGTACCGATTTGCCATCGCTGCTTTTTGCGTTTTGCTTTGAGTACGCGTCCTGCGAATAACCCTAGTGGTGACTTTGCCATACTATCACTCCATCATTTTGTCTGGACTGTTAATTAAAACGCTTGTAATCTCAAAGTATCGCTTTGCTAGCAGTCGCGCTTTTTCGGCGTTTCTGCCCTCTCGTCCAACCACGATACCCTTCTTTTTGGCATCAACCAGAACTATTGCTTGGGTCGTTCCATCAAGACGCTTGTTTAGTTTAACATCAGTTACTAGTTTTGCATTTAGCATGTTTTTCAAAAATGTGACAGGATCATCAGAATATTCAACGAGTTCGACGTTCTTTTTTACAATGTTTTGCAGGTTTCTAATGTGTGCACCGCCCTTGCCAATGGCAAGACCCATCTTTCCCTCATTTACTACAAAAATCACTCGGTTTTGTTTTTCGTCTTCCACACAATCACGCGCAGATGCACCTGTTACGTTTTGGAAAAGCGAGATTAATCGCATTTGATCGGTTGTTAGTTTGATTGTTTGTGGCATGTCGACGGATTATCTCAACCCGCGGAGGGTCTCATTTAAACTTTGAGAGGTCATTTCGTTTCTTCTTGTAAAATTGCCTTGATGTTGGAATCTGCAATTGATGTTAGTGATGCTGCGGAAACTCTAAACTGCAAACCACATAGTTTTCCCAAAGCTACGGATGAGCCACCAAATTCTAATGTGGAAACTTTTTGGTCTTTTGCGGTGTTTTGGATTTTTTCCAATGCTTCACCTGCAAGTGATTTTGAAATTACTACTAGTTTTGCGTTTTTGATTGATTGCACTACTTGTTTTTCTCCCAATACACACTTGTTCTCATTTAGTGCGTCCTTTAGTGCTTTTTCTAAGAGTTTACCCATTTGCAATCACGATCCAAAAGAGCTCCTTTATAGATTTATCACTGGACGAATTGATCAAATGTGTAGTTTTACAATTTTAATTAAAAATAAGAAAAGATGGATGAAACATTTACTGTGATGCTACAACTGTATAGCTTACAGTAAATGGTTCGGTAGTTTTGGTATGTATAGCAAGTGCATTTCCTGCAAAGCTCCAAGTTCCAGCAGCTGACTGTGGGTCAACCAGTGTTAGTGCAAATTTTGTTTTGCCGTCTGGTGTCCAGATTGGCTGTCCCTTGTCCTCGCCTTCTGCTAATGGTCCAGTGAGTGCTACTAGCTGTACTGGCTCGGATGCAGAATATGTGAGTATTCCGCTATATGGTTTCTCAGACGGTGCCAAGATGATTGCAAGTTGGTGGGATTCGTGTCCTAAGCCAGGATCAGTTGCAGATGTGGTGGTGCCAGTCTTTATGGTGTCTGTGGTTTCCTTTTCCATATAGCTAACAGTGTAGCTTACCGTAAACGGTTCTGCCTTTTTGGTATGTATAGCAAGTGCATTTCCTGCAAAGCTCCAAGTTCCAGCAGCTGACTGTGGGTCAACCAGAGTTAGTGCAAATTTTGTTTTGCCGTCGGGTGTCCAGATTGGCTGTCCCTTGTCCTCGCCTTCTGCTAATGGTCCAGTGAGTGCTACTAGCTGTACTGGCTCGGATGCAGAATATGTAATGGATCCCTTGTAGATCATATCACTTGGTGGTAAGACCATTACAAGTTGGTGTGATTCATGGCCAAGGCCAGGGTCCACTGAGGATGTAACAGTCTTTGATGTTATCACTGACTTGTGCATCATTGGTTTTTCTTGCGACTTGCATTCTCCTTTGTATGCAAGCTCCATTCCTTCTGCTTTGAGCATGCAGATGTTTCCATATGTTATGCCGTTGACTCCGCAAACAGGCATGAACTCTTTGGTGCATGCAACTGGTTTTGCTTTTTCTTGCGGCATCTCAGTTTTTGTAGTTGGTTTTTTTACGTCCTTGCATAACTTGTCACCGCAGATTTTACTGGCCGTTTTGGTCCCAAAGGATTTTGCGCCTTGGGATTGTGGTGAGCCTTGAGCCTTTGCGGCATCAGCTGTTTGTACCATTCCAAACGAGGTAAAAAATGCAGCAGACAACAATATGCCGACTGTCAGTATTACTGACAATGTTTTTGCCATGCCTTGGATTACATCATATGATATAAGATTCTTGGGTGCGATGATACGATTACTTGACAGTTATGGTCTGGACATGTGTTGCGGAAAGAGGTGTCGCATCATCCAGTGATTGCCACACAAATGTCTCTATAGTGAATTGGTCTTTTTGCTTTGGAGTCCAGGACTGGGATATCTCAAATTGCTGGGACTCGTTCAGATTTCCTACAATCCACGACAGTGACACAACAACACCATTTTTGTCAGTGACTTGTATGATATTTACAAAGTCCTGGGTTCGGCTTTGCATGTTTTGGATTTGCGTTATGATTTGGACTTGCTGGTTTTGTTTTGGGGTCGAAACCTCCTTTCCTTCAGAGTCTGACAAATAGATCTCATCGATTACGATTTTACTATCGCTTGGTAGATCAGAATCAATCATGGATTTTGCGATAATATCTAGCTCATCCTGAATAGAGTATGGTGCAGGCAATGTTCGGTCTTTGTATATTGCAGTGATATTATCTGTGGGCAATGCACGCAATCTATTTCCGGAAGAGTCATCAGTTTGCGTCAGCATGATAGTTGCCTCAAAGACTCCAGACTCATCATCTGTCTCTGTTGCAATAACAGTAATCCCTGCAGAATCGGATTCTGATGATACATCCAATTCCACATTGTCCAGGGTTTCGGGATTGAGATTCATGTCAGGATCGATTACCTGTATCACAATGGCATCATCCTCGAAATAGTTTGGATTTGAGAACTGTACATTACCTACATTCCAGCTTACTCGCGCAGATTTTGTCAGTACAACTCCGTCTGCAAATTCAAATGATATGGTAATTCCATCATCTCGATCAATTTCCAAGAATCCACCGTTTGGCCCATTGCCACTGGTTCGCGGTGTGGCGTCATCTTGCCCATCGCCGTCCACATCGTGTGCAAATCCAGTGAGTGTTATCTCACCAGAAAAGACTCCACTGCTTGGTGCAGTCTCGGTCAGCTCATACCTATCCAAAGAGTGAGAGGGCGTCGATATTTTTATTGGGTGATCCGAGTCGTCACCAATTGAATCAATTCCGTATTCATTTGCATCCCATGCAGGAGCTGCAATAGTTATGCGAACCTTGTCAGTCCAGCTGTAGACTTTTTTGTCTAGGTAAATTGGAGCATATGGCTTGTCATAGTCCGGGATCGGCTCTGCAAAGGCCGCACTCAATATCAGAAATATGGCAAATAATTCTAGCAACTAGTCATAACAAATCGGTGCTAGCTTTTGAAGATAACTAATGATTAGTTCTTGGATACTTGCATGTATAGATCTACTGTTCCAGAACCTACTGGAATGTTAGAGCCAACGATTACGTTTTCTGTTACACCCTTGAGTTCCTCTATCTCACCAGTTAGTGCCGCTTCTGCTATGGTTGGCACTGTGATTTCAAATGCAGCACGAGCCAGAACAGAGTCCTTTGTTCCTGCGATTCCGTGTCGTCCTATTTGTTGCAGATATCCACGTGAGCACATCATGTCAGATACTAGCATGATGTATCTGGAATCAACTTCCAGTCCCTGGTCTTCTAGTGTGGTGGATAGTTCGTTGATTAGTGCATTTCTTGCAGCCTCGATTCCAAGTGTTGCTGCAATTTCAAATACGTTGTTTGTTCTAACGTTTCTCTTGTCAATTCCATCAATTTCCAGCACCTTTGCCAGATTAGAGCCGGTTGTCTGGATGACCCATTCATCGTCTTTTTGTGCAACTGTGACACGTGTGATGTCTGGTACTCCTTTGACTATAGTATTGAGGACCTTGTTTCTAATTGCAATTACGGTTGGTGCGTCACCTTCTTCCGCTAGAGTCAGCGTAATGGTGTTGCCACTTGTCTCCAGCTTGAATTTCTTGTTTGATGATAATGCTGCCTCTACCTCTTCTACTGTGCAACCCCTCTGTGAGAGACCAGATGTGCTTAGCTCCAGTGTAATCTGGGTTGCATAGTCAGTGTCTGCGCTTTCAATTAGTGCAGAGACCTTTGTCTGCAAGGTGTTTCTAGCTACTTCGATTGCCTTTTCTCTTGATTTTTGGTATTTTGGCTCTAGGTAAATGTCCATGGTTGGAGTTACCGGCTTCTTTCTTGCATCCACTAATTCGATCAGTCTTGGCAGACCTAGTGTTACGTTTCGCTCTCTGATTCCTGCAAAGTGGAATGTTCTGAGTGTCATCTGAGTTCCCGGCTCACCAATGGACTGGGCAGTTACGATTCCTACTGCTTGTCCTGGCTCTGCCTTTGCTTTGTGATATAGGTCCAGTGCCTTTTTGAGGACTTTTTCTGTTCCTTCCTTTGATAGTTTAGAATGCAAGATTCCTTCTTCGACTAGTTTGGTTAGTCTTGGGTTGAAGACTTTGGTGTATTTTTTGAGCATGTCTTCTACTTCTTCTTTGCCGACCTTTTTGCCAGTGTCAACTATTGTCTCGGACTCGACTAGTCTGTTGATGTTAAAGGCTTCTCCGTGATCAGATTTTGCAACATCGATTCCATCCTCACCATACAGGAACTGGATGATGTGTCCATGTGGGTCGCGTACGGTGTTGTCATATTCTAGTTTGATGTGTTCCAGTGCGTTTACCAATCTTCTCTGCATGTAACCAGACTGTTGTGTTCTGACTGCAGTATCTACTAGTCCCTCTCGTCCACCCATTGCATGGAAAAAGAACTCGATTGTGGACAGTCCGTCCCTATAGTTTGATTTTACAAATCCGTGTGCATCGGGGTTGTCGTCATTTTCCTTAAAGTGTGGTAATGCCCGATTGTTGTAACCCTTGTTTAGTCTATTACCACGAATTGACTGTTGACCTAGTGCGCCTGCCATCTGGCCAATGTTTAGTGATGATCCTCTTGCACCGGTTGTTGCCATGATTCTTGCAGCATTGTTTTTGTCTAATTGCTGGTCTGCAGTGTTTCCTGCCTTGTCTCTTGCTTTAGATAATTCGTTTACGATATATGCTTCCAGTGCCTCATCTGCTGATAGACCTCTGGTCAGCTTTAGTGTACCCTTCTTTGCCTGTGAAATCAGATCATATACTGTATTGTAGGATTCGTCGATTCCTGCATGAATGTCTGCCTTTACCTTATCGGATAATTCCAAGTCTGCATAGCCATAGCTGAATCCATAGTGAGTGATGAATTGCTTTGCCACAATCAGAACAGAGTTGAGGAATTTCTTTGCAGTAGCGTTGCCATAGTCCTTTGCAATTCTGTGCAAGACACTTTCCGGTTCTTCTGCACCAATTGATGCCTTGTCAATTACTCCGCTGATTAGCTGTCCGTTTTTGATTACAACATCTTTTTGTGTTCCCTTGGTTCCCTTGGACCACTTTGATGTGATTACAAAGTTAAAGTCAGTTGGCAGGAACAATGAGAATAATTGTTTGCCAGAATATAGTGGTCCGTCCTTTCCTTTTGTTGCTGGTGTCGGTAGCTCGCCATCATATCCACCAAGCATTGCATAGTTTGCAAACTCTTGTGGCGTGAGTGTGGTATCGTCTTTAGTTAGAAGGTATGATCCTGTGATAAAGTCTCTCAATCCACCAATGATTGGTCCACCATATCTTGGTGAGATTAATTGGTCTTGAACTCTCATTAGTAAGATGGCTTCTGCTCTTGCTTCCTCGCTTTGTGGTACGTGCAGGTTCATTTCATCCCCATCAAAGTCTGCGTTGTATGGTGGACATACTGATGGGTGTAGCCTGAATGTTTTTCCTGGCAGTACCCGGACATAGTGAGCCATAATTGACATTTGGTGCAATGATGGTTGTCGATTAAACATTACAATGTCGCCATCAGAGAGATGTCTTTCCACCAAATATCCGACTTCGAGGTTTTGTGCTATTATGGAGCGGTCCTCTACGAAATCGAGTCTTATTTTTACGCCGTCTGGTCTTACGATATAATTGACACCTGGAAACTTGTCTGGTCCATTGATTACCAGATCTCGCATTCTCTCAATGTTCCATTCTGTTATGATTTCTGGGATGGTCAGCTTCTTTGCGATTGCCTCTGGAACTCCTACCTCGGACAGATCAAGGCTTGGGTCTGGGGATATGACGGTTCTGCTGGAAAAGTCTACTCTTTTTCCAGAAAGTGAGCCTCTAAATCTTCCTTCCTTTCCTTTGAGTCTTTGAGTTAATGTCTTTAGTGGTCTGCCAGAACGGTGGTGAGCTTGTGGGATTCCAGATACCTCATTATCAAAGTACGTGGTGGTGTGATATTGTAATAGGTCAACCAAGTCCTGAACGATTAGTGGTGGTGTTCCTGCATCTTTGCTTTCCTTTAGTCTTTGATTTACACGAATGATATCAACCATTTTGTGTGTGAGATCGTCCTCTGATCTGATTCCTGTTTCCAGTATGATGGATGGTCTAACTGTTACTGGTGGTACTGGCAATACTTGGAGAATGAACCATTCTGGTCTTGCAGTGTTTGGATCATAACCAAGCAATCGGAGGTCTTCATCACGGATTTGTGTGAATCGCTCTCGTATGGTGATTGGGAGTAGTCTGTGCTCTCCTATTTCGGTTTTTTCGATAAATATTGTTGGTTTTGTAAATATCATGTCGTATTGTGGTTTTCCGCAGTGTGGGCATTCCTTTGCTTTCTTTGCCTTGTCTAGAATTTCTTCTGGAATTCTTTTTTGTGAAATGATAGTGTATGCTGCCTCTTTTTTGAAGATCTGCCCATAGCTGTCAAGATCCTCTTGTGGGAGCTTTAGTCGGGAGCAGGATCGACATGTTGCAAGCAATAGTTTGTGAATATTGTCAATGAATGCAATATGTAATACTGGTTCTGCCAGCTCGATGTGGCCAAAGTGTCCAGGACATCTTGCCGCGGTGTTTCCGCATGTGAGGCATTTTTGTCCAGGCTCTAGTGTTCCCAGTCTGCCATCCATCAGTCCGCCTTGTACTGCCATTCCGTCTTCGTCGTATGTTTCAGGCGCGGTGATTTCAGCAACAGAATACTTTCTGATTTCAGTTGGTGACCATACTGAGAATTTTATTCCATCAATTGCTTTTACTGTTTGAACTGACAATTACACTCTCTCCTTTATCATTAGTCTTGGTGCTACGTTAAGGCTCTGCATTTCTTGCAATAATAGCTTGAATGCATACGCTACTGATACTGAGGAGACTTTGGCCTTGTCTCCGCAAACTCGGCAAACGTATTTTCTTTGTTTAACATCATGATATGCAACCAGTCCACATCGCTCACAGACGTAAATTTCTGATTTGTCTGATTCGTCCAGTAATCTGTCTTTGAGAATCATAGATGCACCATATGCAATTAGGCAGTCTCGCTCCATTTCACCAAATCTGAGTCCTCCACCCCTTGCACGACCTTCTGTTGGCTGCTTGGTCAGCATTTGGACTTGGCCTCTTGCTCTTGCATGTATTTTGTCTGCAACCATGTGGTGCAGTTTCTGATAATATACAACACCGATGAAGACCTCTACTGGGAATGGTTTGCCAGTTCTGCCATCATACATCATTTCTTTACCTGAATATTTCAGACCAGAGTGTTCTAGTGCTGATTTGATCTCTTCTGTCTTTTCTCCAACAAATGCAGAGCCATCAAATCTTGCTCCCCTAACTGCAGCTGCCTTGCCAGAAATTGACTCCATGAACATTCCAACTGTCATACGTGATGGGAATGCATGTG belongs to Candidatus Nitrosotenuis cloacae and includes:
- a CDS encoding ribosomal L7Ae/L30e/S12e/Gadd45 family protein, encoding MGKLLEKALKDALNENKCVLGEKQVVQSIKNAKLVVISKSLAGEALEKIQNTAKDQKVSTLEFGGSSVALGKLCGLQFRVSAASLTSIADSNIKAILQEETK
- a CDS encoding DNA-directed RNA polymerase subunit A', which gives rise to MSVQTVKAIDGIKFSVWSPTEIRKYSVAEITAPETYDEDGMAVQGGLMDGRLGTLEPGQKCLTCGNTAARCPGHFGHIELAEPVLHIAFIDNIHKLLLATCRSCSRLKLPQEDLDSYGQIFKKEAAYTIISQKRIPEEILDKAKKAKECPHCGKPQYDMIFTKPTIFIEKTEIGEHRLLPITIRERFTQIRDEDLRLLGYDPNTARPEWFILQVLPVPPVTVRPSIILETGIRSEDDLTHKMVDIIRVNQRLKESKDAGTPPLIVQDLVDLLQYHTTTYFDNEVSGIPQAHHRSGRPLKTLTQRLKGKEGRFRGSLSGKRVDFSSRTVISPDPSLDLSEVGVPEAIAKKLTIPEIITEWNIERMRDLVINGPDKFPGVNYIVRPDGVKIRLDFVEDRSIIAQNLEVGYLVERHLSDGDIVMFNRQPSLHQMSIMAHYVRVLPGKTFRLHPSVCPPYNADFDGDEMNLHVPQSEEARAEAILLMRVQDQLISPRYGGPIIGGLRDFITGSYLLTKDDTTLTPQEFANYAMLGGYDGELPTPATKGKDGPLYSGKQLFSLFLPTDFNFVITSKWSKGTKGTQKDVVIKNGQLISGVIDKASIGAEEPESVLHRIAKDYGNATAKKFLNSVLIVAKQFITHYGFSYGYADLELSDKVKADIHAGIDESYNTVYDLISQAKKGTLKLTRGLSADEALEAYIVNELSKARDKAGNTADQQLDKNNAARIMATTGARGSSLNIGQMAGALGQQSIRGNRLNKGYNNRALPHFKENDDNPDAHGFVKSNYRDGLSTIEFFFHAMGGREGLVDTAVRTQQSGYMQRRLVNALEHIKLEYDNTVRDPHGHIIQFLYGEDGIDVAKSDHGEAFNINRLVESETIVDTGKKVGKEEVEDMLKKYTKVFNPRLTKLVEEGILHSKLSKEGTEKVLKKALDLYHKAKAEPGQAVGIVTAQSIGEPGTQMTLRTFHFAGIRERNVTLGLPRLIELVDARKKPVTPTMDIYLEPKYQKSREKAIEVARNTLQTKVSALIESADTDYATQITLELSTSGLSQRGCTVEEVEAALSSNKKFKLETSGNTITLTLAEEGDAPTVIAIRNKVLNTIVKGVPDITRVTVAQKDDEWVIQTTGSNLAKVLEIDGIDKRNVRTNNVFEIAATLGIEAARNALINELSTTLEDQGLEVDSRYIMLVSDMMCSRGYLQQIGRHGIAGTKDSVLARAAFEITVPTIAEAALTGEIEELKGVTENVIVGSNIPVGSGTVDLYMQVSKN
- a CDS encoding Kazal-type serine protease inhibitor family protein, yielding MAKTLSVILTVGILLSAAFFTSFGMVQTADAAKAQGSPQSQGAKSFGTKTASKICGDKLCKDVKKPTTKTEMPQEKAKPVACTKEFMPVCGVNGITYGNICMLKAEGMELAYKGECKSQEKPMMHKSVITSKTVTSSVDPGLGHESHQLVMVLPPSDMIYKGSITYSASEPVQLVALTGPLAEGEDKGQPIWTPDGKTKFALTLVDPQSAAGTWSFAGNALAIHTKKAEPFTVSYTVSYMEKETTDTIKTGTTTSATDPGLGHESHQLAIILAPSEKPYSGILTYSASEPVQLVALTGPLAEGEDKGQPIWTPDGKTKFALTLVDPQSAAGTWSFAGNALAIHTKTTEPFTVSYTVVASQ
- a CDS encoding 30S ribosomal protein S7, with the translated sequence MAETQNLLLFRKWDLSGIEIKDPGLKTVISLRKVIYPHTFGSSALKKFNKAEVNIVERLANKLMHFGKKYAKNTGRMGGKKARTMNTVKAAFEIIHLKTGKNPIEILVRAIEHSSPNEDTTRIVYGGTAYHVSVDVSPLRRVDLALRFISDGVKESSFSNPKSMEEYLAEHLIAAAANDAAAPSVKKKNELERVAQASR
- a CDS encoding 30S ribosomal protein S12, whose protein sequence is MAKSPLGLFAGRVLKAKRKKQRWQIGTYKRRLLGLNVKANPLGGSPQARGIVLEKVGVEAKQPNSAVRKCVRVQLIKNGKTVTAFLPRDGAMNFIDEHDEVHLEGMGATQGGAMGDIPGVRFKVFKVNGTSLRELVRGRKEKPRR
- a CDS encoding NusA-like transcription termination signal-binding factor encodes the protein MPQTIKLTTDQMRLISLFQNVTGASARDCVEDEKQNRVIFVVNEGKMGLAIGKGGAHIRNLQNIVKKNVELVEYSDDPVTFLKNMLNAKLVTDVKLNKRLDGTTQAIVLVDAKKKGIVVGREGRNAEKARLLAKRYFEITSVLINSPDKMME